In Bradyrhizobium lablabi, one DNA window encodes the following:
- a CDS encoding TetR/AcrR family transcriptional regulator, whose protein sequence is MRKESGVMQRKIETTRRPNRPSDRIERSRVDKFSARRIELAEAALETLAELGYARTSLREIAQKSEFTHGVLHYYFSDKVDLICCCVRHYKAKCVTRYDQVTSSAQSRDELMKGFLEKLGETVRDEARMHRLWYDLRSQSLFEEAFRDDVAEIDKSLEDMVWRVASRFASLGGRQPVVSRGALYALFDGLFQRCLLRHLSGDRKAIADLREEVERLLPTVA, encoded by the coding sequence GTGCGCAAAGAATCCGGAGTGATGCAGCGGAAAATTGAAACGACGAGACGGCCGAATAGGCCCTCGGATCGAATCGAGCGCTCGCGTGTCGACAAATTCAGTGCGCGACGAATCGAACTTGCCGAAGCCGCGTTGGAAACATTGGCCGAACTCGGCTATGCGAGGACCAGCCTGCGCGAGATCGCGCAGAAATCCGAGTTTACGCACGGCGTGCTGCACTATTACTTCAGCGACAAGGTCGACCTGATCTGCTGTTGCGTTCGTCACTACAAGGCGAAGTGCGTCACGCGTTACGACCAGGTCACGTCGAGCGCGCAGAGCCGCGACGAACTGATGAAGGGTTTTCTGGAAAAGCTCGGCGAGACGGTTCGCGACGAGGCGCGGATGCATCGCCTCTGGTACGACCTTCGCTCGCAGTCTCTGTTTGAAGAGGCCTTTCGCGACGACGTCGCCGAGATCGACAAGAGCCTGGAAGATATGGTGTGGCGCGTCGCGTCCCGCTTCGCCTCACTTGGTGGCCGACAGCCTGTCGTCTCCCGGGGCGCTCTCTATGCGCTGTTTGATGGACTCTTCCAGCGATGCCTGCTGCGGCATCTCTCGGGCGATCGCAAGGCGATCGCGGACCTGCGGGAAGAAGTGGAGCGCCTTCTCCCGACCGTTGCATAA
- a CDS encoding SDR family NAD(P)-dependent oxidoreductase, whose amino-acid sequence MGEKSLAGRKALVTGGARGIGAAIAAALANAGASVMIGDILADLGKQTAGRLAETGAKTGFVELNVTDDAQWETAVAATIATLGGYDILINNAGIEITSLVVDLKAEDLRRMCDVNIVGTGLGMKHAFRAMRPGGSAGAGGAIVNIASVAATIAFPAIAGYSGTKSAVDRMTRVAAMEAGKLGYGVRINCLYPGLVPTDMGMQLANDIVAAGLAPDVAAAVASVVEQTPLGRLGEVGDMADAAVFLCSNEARFITGAGLPVDGGMGM is encoded by the coding sequence ATGGGTGAAAAAAGTCTGGCAGGCCGCAAGGCTCTGGTCACTGGCGGCGCGCGAGGCATCGGCGCTGCGATCGCAGCGGCGCTTGCGAATGCCGGCGCTTCCGTGATGATCGGCGACATTCTCGCCGATCTCGGCAAGCAAACCGCCGGCCGTCTTGCAGAAACAGGCGCCAAAACCGGCTTTGTGGAACTGAACGTCACCGACGACGCGCAATGGGAAACGGCTGTCGCAGCCACCATCGCCACACTCGGTGGTTACGACATTCTGATCAACAATGCAGGCATCGAGATTACCTCGCTCGTCGTCGATCTTAAGGCTGAGGATCTGCGCCGGATGTGCGACGTCAACATCGTCGGCACCGGTCTCGGTATGAAGCATGCGTTTCGTGCGATGCGGCCTGGGGGGAGTGCAGGAGCCGGCGGCGCCATCGTCAATATCGCCTCGGTCGCGGCCACGATCGCATTCCCGGCCATTGCCGGGTACTCCGGCACTAAATCGGCTGTTGACCGCATGACGCGGGTCGCCGCGATGGAAGCGGGCAAGCTGGGTTACGGCGTGCGGATCAACTGTCTCTATCCCGGACTTGTCCCCACCGACATGGGCATGCAACTGGCCAACGACATCGTCGCCGCAGGACTCGCACCCGACGTCGCCGCCGCCGTCGCCTCGGTCGTCGAGCAGACGCCGCTTGGCCGGTTGGGCGAGGTCGGCGACATGGCCGACGCCGCTGTTTTCCTTTGCTCCAACGAGGCGCGCTTCATCACGGGTGCCGGCTTGCCGGTCGACGGCGGCATGGGCATGTAA
- a CDS encoding DUF5938 domain-containing protein produces MSEKKPVVVYGVSGYTGRLVCEYLREYNIPFIAAGRDAAKVKAVVEKIPGIETADYEVAEVEHTVEALTKLFKGAKVVSNMVGPFIKYGPEVVEACLAAGCHYSDTTGEQDWVLLAQERWGTKFAEKGLLLAPNVAQMYTTGEIAANICLETPGLDTLDILVLWKGFPTYASTQTIFTILKANWYYLVQNKFVEWDVTANFEVNVPGQHEGAIAVPWGGTAHPVWFKNDPRVSNCRVLGGVMQRDVMLGVVQTQEMVKQKIKPLPPDQQEKALADIAATLQATMPPRENPRINTSIDSVYASGPLGRAHCVIHGNCNYKQTGMLQAYAAFSLLQAAPKKVGFASACQAFGHRELLGQLRSFGLVMNPILTVHN; encoded by the coding sequence ATGAGCGAGAAAAAACCTGTCGTCGTCTATGGTGTTTCTGGCTACACGGGGCGTCTGGTTTGTGAATATCTGCGGGAATACAACATTCCCTTTATTGCCGCCGGCCGCGACGCCGCCAAAGTGAAAGCGGTTGTCGAAAAAATTCCCGGCATCGAGACCGCGGACTACGAAGTCGCCGAGGTTGAGCACACAGTCGAAGCGCTGACTAAGCTGTTCAAGGGCGCGAAGGTCGTGAGCAATATGGTCGGCCCATTTATCAAGTATGGTCCGGAGGTTGTCGAAGCCTGTCTTGCGGCCGGCTGTCATTATTCTGATACGACCGGCGAACAGGACTGGGTGCTGCTAGCGCAGGAACGCTGGGGGACAAAATTTGCGGAAAAAGGATTGCTGCTCGCGCCCAACGTCGCGCAGATGTACACAACAGGAGAAATCGCAGCGAACATATGCCTCGAAACGCCCGGGCTCGATACGCTCGATATCCTGGTCCTGTGGAAGGGCTTCCCCACCTATGCCTCGACGCAGACGATTTTCACCATCCTCAAGGCGAACTGGTACTACCTCGTCCAGAACAAATTTGTTGAATGGGATGTCACTGCCAATTTCGAGGTCAACGTTCCCGGTCAGCATGAGGGCGCCATCGCCGTGCCGTGGGGCGGCACTGCGCATCCGGTCTGGTTCAAGAACGATCCGCGCGTGTCGAACTGCAGGGTGCTCGGCGGCGTCATGCAGCGGGACGTTATGTTGGGCGTGGTTCAAACCCAGGAGATGGTGAAACAGAAAATCAAGCCGCTTCCGCCCGACCAGCAAGAGAAGGCGCTGGCCGATATAGCGGCGACGCTGCAAGCAACCATGCCGCCGCGCGAGAATCCGCGCATCAATACCTCGATCGACTCCGTCTATGCGTCGGGACCGCTTGGTCGCGCCCATTGCGTGATCCACGGAAATTGCAACTACAAGCAGACCGGAATGCTGCAGGCCTACGCCGCATTCTCGCTGCTGCAGGCTGCTCCCAAGAAGGTTGGCTTTGCCTCCGCCTGTCAGGCGTTCGGGCATCGGGAACTGCTGGGCCAGTTGCGAAGCTTCGGACTGGTGATGAACCCAATTCTGACGGTTCACAATTGA
- a CDS encoding AMP-binding protein yields MRLVDYLDKGASLGADAPCLTMDGKDLSYGDVQRLSYRIARGLANSGTSPGEKVAILSGNDPTAFACVFGISRAGAVWCPINPRNEAAENQFILDASDCSLLLFHSGFAPMVDKLRSHLPKLRKLVCLDTEISFAPSFERWLADVDGQPFQLDPVDDLALIPGTGGTTGKPKGVMLSGRNIETMTALTLMGYPFKGRPTYLALAPLPHAAGVLCFPIMALGGRVVIMHHPDIGEFLDLIARYRVTHTFLPPTVIYMLLDHPKLEGADLGSLQCFWYGAAPISVVRLTEALEKIGPMAQLFGQTEAPMMISMMPPEDHYNADGSIATERLSSAGRVGPLVRVGIMDGEGNLMPAGERGEIVVRGSLVMDGYYKNAEATAEASVHGWHHTGDIGYLDADNFLYIVDRAKDMIITGGFNVYSVEVENALQAHETIQDCAVIGLPDEKWGERVVAVVQPRAGRTVDVAAVSAFVKQRVGSVKTPKQIEVWDDLPRSKVGKVLKSEIRARMLANGKT; encoded by the coding sequence GTGCGGCTTGTCGACTATTTGGATAAGGGCGCGTCGCTTGGTGCTGATGCGCCATGTCTGACCATGGACGGAAAGGACCTGAGCTATGGTGACGTGCAGCGCCTTAGCTATCGGATCGCACGCGGGCTCGCCAATTCCGGCACTAGCCCCGGGGAGAAAGTCGCGATCCTGTCCGGCAACGATCCGACCGCCTTTGCCTGCGTATTCGGCATTTCGCGCGCCGGAGCTGTCTGGTGTCCGATCAATCCACGCAACGAGGCGGCAGAAAACCAGTTCATTCTCGATGCGTCCGATTGCAGCCTGTTGCTGTTTCACAGCGGCTTCGCGCCGATGGTCGACAAATTAAGGTCTCATCTGCCGAAGCTGCGCAAGCTCGTATGTCTCGACACCGAGATATCTTTCGCGCCGTCGTTCGAGCGTTGGCTTGCCGATGTCGACGGCCAGCCCTTTCAGCTCGATCCCGTTGATGATCTTGCGCTCATACCCGGCACCGGCGGAACGACCGGCAAACCCAAAGGCGTGATGCTCTCGGGACGCAACATCGAAACGATGACTGCGCTGACCCTGATGGGCTATCCGTTCAAGGGGCGCCCGACCTATCTGGCGCTGGCGCCGCTGCCGCATGCTGCCGGTGTGCTGTGCTTTCCCATCATGGCGCTCGGAGGCAGGGTGGTTATCATGCATCATCCAGACATCGGCGAATTCCTCGATCTGATCGCACGCTACCGGGTCACGCACACGTTCCTTCCGCCAACCGTCATCTACATGCTGCTGGATCATCCGAAGCTCGAAGGCGCTGATCTCGGCTCGCTGCAATGCTTCTGGTACGGCGCGGCCCCGATTTCGGTGGTGCGCCTGACCGAGGCGCTGGAAAAGATCGGCCCGATGGCACAGCTCTTTGGGCAGACCGAAGCACCGATGATGATCTCGATGATGCCGCCTGAGGACCATTACAATGCCGACGGTTCGATCGCGACTGAACGTTTGTCGTCGGCGGGCCGTGTCGGGCCGCTGGTTCGGGTCGGCATCATGGATGGCGAGGGCAATCTGATGCCGGCCGGAGAACGCGGCGAAATCGTCGTTCGTGGGTCGCTGGTGATGGATGGGTACTACAAGAACGCCGAAGCAACGGCGGAGGCCTCCGTGCACGGCTGGCATCATACGGGTGATATCGGATACCTGGACGCGGACAATTTTCTTTACATCGTCGATCGCGCAAAAGACATGATCATTACCGGCGGCTTCAACGTCTATTCCGTCGAGGTTGAGAACGCCCTTCAGGCCCACGAAACCATTCAGGATTGTGCCGTCATCGGTTTGCCGGACGAGAAGTGGGGCGAACGCGTTGTCGCCGTGGTGCAGCCGAGAGCAGGACGCACCGTCGATGTCGCCGCGGTATCGGCCTTCGTGAAGCAGCGGGTCGGGAGCGTCAAAACGCCCAAGCAGATTGAAGTCTGGGATGACCTTCCGCGTTCCAAAGTAGGCAAGGTGCTGAAATCCGAGATCCGCGCCAGGATGCTGGCGAACGGGAAGACATGA
- a CDS encoding ComEC/Rec2 family competence protein, which produces MAERGGARTRGVAGTWPPRGIAPAAGIAPSGFAIWPSFAARLREWIAAEAGAGRLLPWVPIAFGTGIAFYFTADHEPVAWVTAAAAIGLCLAAYLARRKKLFAAAVMIAAMSAGFAAATWKTARIAHGVLARPMFGVSLSGFVETRDIRERTDRFVLRVTQMESQRSQMKLERVRLSVRKGTAPEVGSFVELKARLQPPLSPLRPGSYDFGRDMYFQGIGASGFVTGAIKTVEPPVSGGLALRYAAFMQGLRDAIDARIRTTLDGDKRAIATALLTGRRDAITTPVNDAMFISGLGHVLSISGYHMAVVAGVVFFAIRALLALIPALTTGFPIKKWAAAAALAAAAFYLLLSGAEVATQRSFFMTAVVLIAVMVDRRAVTFRTLAVAAMIVLALAPEALVHPSFQMSFAATLGLVALVQIGMPRLFASPDNSATAKVALWGGREIMTLALASLVAGFATTPYAAFHFHRVTPYGVLANLAAMPVVSAVVMPAGMLGLLAMPFGLDGVFWWLMGVGIDWMIVVTEWVARLPGAIGRMAAFGTGPMIAASAGIILLGLLRTPLRWSGAAVLVLATVWALAVPQPDILISGDGHNVGVRGKDGRLHLMRTGKDTFLMKEWLAADADERQPVDASLAEGVSCDDSGCVAQLADGGFVALSLKPEGLADDCARATLLVAARQTPPACASLVIDRDRLQRQGTIALRRTGAGFAVEAVRPKGYDRPWSPAVAGDSETEAALVRPAAVPKAVDATPAEADQQGEE; this is translated from the coding sequence ATGGCAGAGCGGGGCGGGGCCAGGACGCGCGGGGTTGCAGGAACCTGGCCGCCGCGCGGAATCGCGCCCGCGGCCGGCATCGCGCCTTCGGGTTTTGCCATCTGGCCGTCGTTTGCCGCGCGCCTGCGCGAATGGATCGCGGCCGAGGCGGGGGCCGGCCGGCTGTTGCCCTGGGTTCCCATCGCTTTCGGCACGGGAATCGCGTTCTATTTCACCGCCGATCATGAGCCGGTGGCCTGGGTCACCGCCGCTGCCGCAATCGGGCTTTGCCTCGCCGCGTACCTCGCGCGGCGGAAGAAGCTGTTTGCCGCTGCCGTGATGATCGCCGCGATGTCAGCGGGCTTTGCGGCGGCGACGTGGAAAACCGCGCGCATCGCCCATGGCGTGCTGGCGCGGCCGATGTTTGGCGTGTCGCTGTCGGGTTTTGTCGAGACCCGCGACATCCGCGAGCGCACCGACCGTTTTGTGTTGCGCGTCACGCAGATGGAAAGTCAGCGTTCGCAGATGAAGCTCGAGCGGGTTCGCCTCTCGGTGCGCAAGGGCACCGCGCCCGAGGTCGGCAGTTTTGTGGAGTTGAAGGCGCGGCTGCAGCCGCCGCTCTCCCCATTACGGCCGGGCAGCTACGATTTCGGCCGCGACATGTACTTTCAAGGCATCGGCGCGTCCGGTTTTGTCACGGGTGCGATCAAGACCGTTGAGCCGCCCGTGAGCGGCGGGCTGGCGCTGCGCTATGCCGCGTTCATGCAGGGCTTGCGCGATGCGATCGATGCGCGGATCCGGACCACGCTCGATGGCGACAAGCGCGCCATTGCGACCGCGCTTCTGACCGGCCGCCGCGACGCCATCACCACGCCGGTCAATGATGCGATGTTCATCTCAGGACTTGGTCACGTCCTCTCGATCTCCGGCTATCACATGGCGGTGGTCGCGGGCGTGGTGTTCTTCGCGATCCGTGCGCTGCTGGCGCTGATCCCGGCTTTGACCACGGGCTTTCCGATCAAGAAATGGGCCGCCGCCGCAGCACTCGCCGCGGCGGCGTTTTATCTGTTGCTGTCGGGTGCTGAGGTCGCCACGCAACGCTCGTTCTTCATGACGGCGGTGGTGCTCATCGCGGTCATGGTCGACCGCCGCGCGGTGACATTCCGCACGCTCGCGGTCGCCGCGATGATCGTGCTGGCGCTTGCGCCGGAGGCGCTGGTGCATCCGAGCTTTCAGATGTCTTTTGCGGCAACGCTCGGCCTCGTGGCGCTGGTGCAAATCGGCATGCCGCGTTTGTTTGCCTCGCCCGACAATTCGGCGACGGCAAAAGTGGCGCTATGGGGCGGCCGCGAGATCATGACGCTGGCGCTGGCCTCGCTGGTGGCGGGGTTTGCGACCACGCCCTATGCCGCCTTTCATTTCCACCGCGTCACGCCCTATGGCGTGCTCGCCAATCTCGCGGCGATGCCGGTAGTTTCAGCCGTGGTGATGCCGGCGGGCATGCTTGGCCTGCTCGCGATGCCGTTCGGCCTCGACGGTGTGTTCTGGTGGCTGATGGGCGTCGGCATCGACTGGATGATCGTGGTGACGGAGTGGGTCGCTCGCCTGCCGGGCGCGATCGGCCGCATGGCGGCGTTCGGGACCGGGCCCATGATCGCGGCGAGCGCGGGGATCATCCTGCTCGGGCTGTTGCGGACGCCGCTGCGCTGGTCGGGTGCGGCCGTGCTGGTGCTCGCCACGGTGTGGGCGCTCGCCGTGCCGCAGCCGGATATCCTGATTTCCGGCGACGGCCACAATGTCGGCGTCCGCGGCAAAGACGGCCGGCTGCATCTGATGCGGACCGGAAAGGACACGTTCTTAATGAAGGAATGGCTCGCCGCCGATGCCGACGAGCGGCAGCCTGTCGATGCTTCCCTGGCAGAGGGCGTCTCCTGCGATGATTCAGGCTGCGTGGCGCAGCTCGCCGATGGCGGTTTTGTCGCGCTGTCGCTCAAGCCCGAGGGGCTCGCCGACGACTGCGCCCGCGCTACGCTCTTGGTGGCCGCGCGGCAAACGCCGCCGGCGTGCGCGTCCCTCGTGATCGACCGCGATCGCTTGCAGCGACAAGGCACCATCGCGCTCCGACGGACCGGAGCCGGATTTGCGGTCGAGGCGGTGAGGCCGAAGGGTTATGACCGGCCGTGGTCGCCCGCGGTCGCAGGCGATAGCGAGACCGAGGCGGCGCTCGTTCGTCCCGCGGCTGTGCCGAAGGCCGTGGACGCGACGCCGGCGGAGGCCGATCAGCAGGGGGAGGAGTGA
- the lexA gene encoding transcriptional repressor LexA, with product MLTRKQYELLRFISERLKESGVPPSFDEMKDALDLRSKSGIHRLITALEERGFIRRLPNRARAIEVIKLPELSAAGNGNSRRGFTPSVIEGTLGKVRSSSVGADDDGSRPVAVPVMGRIAAGTPIEALQTRSHTISVPPDMLGSGEHYALEVRGDSMVDAGILDGDMALIQRNETAETGDIVVALIDDEEATLKRFRRRGASIALEPANTSYEVRILPPNRVKIQGKLIGLYRKY from the coding sequence ATGCTCACGCGCAAACAATATGAACTCCTGCGATTCATCAGCGAACGCCTGAAGGAATCAGGCGTCCCGCCTTCCTTTGACGAGATGAAGGACGCGCTCGATCTGCGCTCGAAGTCCGGCATCCATCGCCTGATCACCGCGCTGGAAGAACGCGGCTTTATCCGCCGCCTGCCTAACCGCGCCCGCGCCATCGAGGTCATCAAGCTGCCGGAGCTTTCGGCCGCCGGTAACGGCAACAGCCGCCGCGGCTTTACGCCCTCGGTCATCGAAGGCACGCTCGGCAAGGTGCGCTCTTCGAGCGTCGGCGCGGATGATGATGGCAGCCGTCCGGTCGCGGTCCCCGTGATGGGCCGGATCGCCGCCGGTACGCCGATCGAGGCGCTGCAGACCAGAAGCCACACCATCAGCGTGCCGCCGGACATGCTCGGCTCCGGCGAGCATTACGCGCTCGAAGTGCGCGGCGATTCCATGGTCGATGCCGGCATCCTCGACGGCGACATGGCGCTGATCCAGCGCAACGAGACGGCCGAGACCGGTGACATCGTGGTGGCGCTGATCGACGACGAGGAAGCCACCCTAAAACGCTTCCGCCGCCGCGGCGCCTCGATCGCGCTCGAGCCCGCCAACACCTCCTATGAGGTCCGCATCCTGCCGCCCAACCGGGTCAAGATTCAGGGCAAGCTGATCGGGCTTTATCGGAAGTATTGA
- a CDS encoding molybdopterin molybdotransferase MoeA, producing MALMPVTEALAAVLAGAEPLLEEMVALDAAHHRVLARDVAALRTQPPQAMSAMDGYAVRSADASAVAARLKVTGEVAAGRPFERTVGKGEAVRIFTGGVIPDGADAVVIQEDTVAEDGGITITEAAVAGRHIRPAGIDFKKGDVLLAKGTRLADRDLSLAAGMNYPTLAVRRRPKVALLATGDELVMPGQTPGPGQIVYSNGYALRALARAEGAETVDLGIAADTVEATTQGIRRAREAGADILITTGGASVGDHDLVKRSLEAEGVTMAFWRIAMRPGKPMMHGRLGAMRVIGLPGNPVSSYVCAFLFLVPLIRTLSGRADIHHARETALLGRDVVANDQREDYLRARLEVRDDGKLIATPVNHQDSSLLANLAAARALVIRPPFAPAAKAGSACDILRLPD from the coding sequence GTGGCATTGATGCCGGTCACTGAGGCGCTAGCGGCGGTGCTCGCGGGCGCCGAGCCGCTCCTTGAGGAAATGGTCGCGCTCGACGCGGCCCATCATCGCGTGCTCGCGCGCGACGTCGCGGCGCTGCGCACCCAGCCGCCGCAGGCGATGTCGGCGATGGACGGCTATGCGGTGAGGTCGGCCGATGCGTCTGCGGTCGCCGCGCGGCTCAAGGTCACCGGCGAGGTCGCGGCCGGCCGGCCGTTCGAAAGAACGGTCGGTAAGGGAGAGGCGGTGCGGATTTTCACCGGCGGCGTGATCCCCGACGGCGCCGATGCCGTCGTGATCCAGGAAGATACGGTCGCCGAGGATGGCGGCATCACGATCACGGAAGCCGCGGTCGCTGGACGGCATATCCGCCCCGCCGGCATCGACTTCAAAAAGGGCGATGTGCTGCTGGCCAAGGGGACGCGTCTCGCCGACCGCGATCTCTCGCTCGCCGCCGGCATGAACTACCCGACCCTCGCCGTGCGCCGCCGGCCGAAGGTCGCCCTGCTCGCGACCGGAGATGAACTGGTGATGCCGGGCCAGACCCCCGGCCCGGGCCAGATCGTCTATTCCAACGGCTATGCACTGCGGGCGCTGGCGCGCGCCGAGGGTGCCGAGACCGTCGACCTCGGCATTGCCGCCGATACCGTGGAGGCCACCACGCAAGGCATCCGCCGCGCCCGCGAGGCTGGCGCCGACATTCTCATCACCACCGGCGGCGCGTCGGTCGGCGACCACGACCTCGTCAAGCGGTCGCTGGAGGCCGAAGGCGTCACGATGGCCTTCTGGCGGATCGCGATGCGGCCGGGCAAGCCGATGATGCACGGACGACTCGGCGCGATGCGGGTGATCGGCCTGCCCGGCAATCCCGTCTCGTCCTATGTCTGCGCGTTCCTGTTCCTGGTGCCGCTGATTCGCACATTGTCGGGCCGCGCCGACATCCACCACGCGCGAGAAACCGCGTTGCTCGGACGCGACGTCGTCGCCAACGACCAGCGCGAAGACTATCTGCGCGCACGGCTTGAGGTGCGCGACGACGGCAAACTGATCGCCACGCCGGTCAACCATCAGGATTCTTCGCTGCTTGCGAATCTCGCTGCGGCACGGGCACTTGTGATACGTCCGCCGTTTGCGCCCGCAGCTAAAGCGGGCTCGGCTTGCGACATCCTGCGGCTTCCGGACTGA
- a CDS encoding HAD family hydrolase, which yields MTHPPLSPGSADALLFDLGRVVLDIDFGKAISCWAGHAGCEPEDIVKRFVRAEAYRRHEVGKISDAAYFETLRAALGIKLSDAEFLEGWNAIFAGEMPGIAPLLARAAKHLPLYVFSNTNNAHVEYFSVKYAGLLGHFRKIFLSSTIGLRKPDAAAYDHVVNAIGVPASRILFFDDLAENVEGARARGLTAVQVTSSDDVARALAALGI from the coding sequence ATGACCCACCCCCCACTCTCTCCCGGCTCCGCCGACGCGCTGTTGTTCGATCTCGGCCGCGTCGTGCTCGATATCGATTTCGGCAAGGCGATTAGCTGCTGGGCCGGTCATGCCGGCTGCGAACCTGAGGATATCGTCAAACGCTTCGTTCGGGCCGAGGCCTATCGGCGTCATGAGGTCGGCAAGATCAGCGACGCCGCCTATTTTGAAACCTTGCGCGCAGCACTCGGCATAAAACTGTCGGATGCGGAGTTCCTGGAAGGCTGGAACGCGATCTTTGCCGGCGAAATGCCCGGCATCGCACCGCTTTTGGCGCGCGCGGCAAAACACCTGCCGCTCTACGTGTTCTCCAATACCAACAATGCCCATGTCGAATATTTCTCGGTAAAATACGCCGGCCTGCTCGGCCATTTCCGTAAAATATTCTTGTCATCCACGATCGGGCTTCGGAAACCGGATGCGGCGGCCTATGATCATGTGGTCAACGCGATCGGCGTTCCTGCCTCGCGCATCCTGTTCTTCGATGATCTCGCCGAGAACGTCGAAGGGGCGCGGGCGCGGGGCTTGACGGCGGTTCAGGTGACGTCGTCCGATGACGTCGCCCGGGCGCTGGCCGCGCTTGGGATTTAG
- a CDS encoding alpha-hydroxy acid oxidase, which produces MNEATRIPPAVELGASGEEFQNLHEFVRKARANLNQNCWDYIVGAAETETTMRRNRMALDEIAFRPRVLRNVTKVDPSVELFGRKLRLPVVLAPVGALELFDPGAAASVARGVGSFGAAHMLSSVSEPGLEKTAEAAPDALRMYQLYVRGGDAYVEDCVNRATACGYSAFCLTVDTAHYSRRERDIAKRYVRASRVRATGGDFQKGLEWRTVKLIKDKFKIPLVIKGIATAEDAAIALDHGVDWIYVSNHGGRQLDHGRGAMQVLPEVVAAVAGRAKIMVDGSFCRGTDIVKAIASGADLVGIGRLQCWALAAKGEAGIVRMLELLEDEVIRCLGLLGLTSFAELDKSYLHAASPTNLPSVFSAFPLLEIEPYRY; this is translated from the coding sequence ATGAACGAAGCGACCCGCATCCCACCGGCGGTCGAGCTCGGCGCCAGCGGCGAAGAGTTCCAGAACCTACACGAATTCGTGCGCAAGGCGCGCGCCAACCTCAACCAGAATTGCTGGGACTATATCGTCGGCGCCGCCGAGACCGAGACCACGATGCGGCGCAACCGCATGGCGCTCGACGAGATCGCGTTCCGGCCGCGGGTCTTGCGCAATGTCACCAAGGTCGATCCGTCGGTCGAATTGTTCGGCCGCAAATTGCGCTTGCCGGTGGTGCTGGCGCCGGTCGGCGCCCTCGAATTATTCGATCCCGGGGCGGCTGCGAGCGTCGCGCGCGGGGTCGGCAGCTTCGGCGCGGCCCATATGCTGAGTTCGGTCTCCGAGCCCGGCCTGGAGAAGACCGCCGAGGCCGCGCCGGATGCTCTGAGAATGTATCAGCTCTATGTCCGCGGCGGCGACGCCTATGTCGAAGATTGCGTCAACCGCGCGACCGCATGCGGCTATTCCGCGTTCTGTCTCACCGTCGATACCGCCCATTACAGCCGGCGTGAGCGCGACATCGCCAAACGCTATGTCCGCGCCAGCCGCGTCCGCGCCACCGGTGGCGATTTTCAAAAGGGACTCGAGTGGCGCACGGTGAAATTGATAAAAGACAAATTCAAGATACCGCTGGTGATCAAGGGCATCGCCACGGCAGAGGATGCCGCGATCGCGCTCGATCACGGCGTCGACTGGATCTACGTCTCCAACCACGGCGGCCGCCAGCTCGATCACGGTCGCGGCGCCATGCAGGTGCTGCCCGAGGTCGTGGCCGCCGTCGCCGGTCGCGCGAAGATCATGGTCGACGGCTCGTTCTGCCGCGGCACCGATATCGTGAAAGCGATCGCCTCCGGCGCCGACCTCGTCGGCATCGGGCGCCTGCAATGCTGGGCGCTCGCGGCCAAGGGCGAAGCCGGGATCGTGCGGATGCTAGAATTGCTCGAGGACGAAGTGATCCGGTGCCTCGGGCTACTCGGCCTCACCTCGTTCGCCGAGCTCGACAAATCCTATCTGCACGCGGCGAGCCCGACCAATTTGCCGAGCGTGTTCAGCGCGTTTCCGTTGCTGGAGATCGAGCCGTATCGGTATTGA